One Paroedura picta isolate Pp20150507F chromosome 16, Ppicta_v3.0, whole genome shotgun sequence genomic region harbors:
- the CCDC47 gene encoding PAT complex subunit CCDC47 isoform X1: MRTEGFLVVVLLIPWGISLAKFDEFDNGDDIVEYDDNDFAEFEDVIEDTVTESPQRIVTTEDDEEEATIELEDQDESLDFEDADAQEGDTESEPYDDEEFEGYEEKPDTSPGKNEDLIKIITVPAHLQNSWESYYMEILMVTGLLAYIMNYIIGKNKNNRLAQSWFSSHRELLESNFSLVGDDGTNKDATSTGKLNQENEHIYNLWCSGRVCCEGMLIQLKFLKRQDLLNVLARMMRPTCDQVQIKVTMNDEDMDTYVFAVGTRKALVRLQKEMQDLSEFCSDKPKTGVKYGLPESLAILSEMGEVTEGIMDTKMIHFLMHYADKIESVHFSDQFSGPKLMQEEGQPLKLPETKKTLLFTFNVPGSGNTSPKDMEALLPLMNMVIYSIDKAKKFRLNREGKQKADKNRARVEENFLKLTHVQRQEAAQTRREEKKRAEKERIMNEEDPEKQRRLEPAAKSSGPRRVAPSSRPACANLHRQRHPL, translated from the exons ATGAGAACTGAAGGCTTCCTAGTGGTTGTTCTCTTAATCCCCTGGGGTATTTCTCTGGCAAAGTTTGATGAATTTGACAATGGTGACGACATTGTGGAATATGACGATAACGACTTTGCTGAATTTGAAGATGTGATTGAAGATACTGTGACAGAATCTCCCCAGAGGATTGTCACAACAgaggatgatgaggaggaggcCACCATTGAGCTTGAAGATCAAGATGAAAGTCTTGACTTTGAAGATGCAGATGCACAG GAAGGTGATACAGAGAGTGAGCCATACGACGATGAAGAATTTGAAGGTTATGAAGAGAAACCTGATACATCTCCTGGCAAAAATGAAGATCTTATAAAAATTATTACT GTTCCTGCCCACCTCCAAAACAGCTGGGAAAGTTATTACATGGAAATTTTGATGGTGACGGGTCTTCTTGCCTACATCATGAACTACATCATTGGGAAGAATAAGAACAATCGTCTGGCTCAATCCTGGTTCAGTAGTCACCGGGAGCTGCTGGAGAGTAATTTTTCACTTGTTG GAGATGATGGCACGAATAAAGATGCCACAAGCACAGGCAAGCTCAACCAAGAAAACGAGCATATCTATAACCTCTGGTGCTCCGGCAGAGTGTGCTGTGAAGGCATGCTTATCCAGCTTAAG tttctcaagagacaagacCTGCTGAATGTGCTTGCTCGCATGATGAGACCAACCTGTGACCAAGTG CAAATAAAAGTGACAATGAATGACGAAGACATGGACACATATGTTTTTGCTGTGGGGACAAGAAAAGCCTTGGTTCGGCTTCAAAAGGAGATGCAGGATCTG AGTGAATTCTGCAGTGATAAACCGAAGACTGGGGTGAAGTATGGACTCCCAGAGTCATTAGCTATCCTGTCAGAGATGGGTGAGGTCACAGAGGGAATAATGGATACTAAG ATGATCCATTTCCTCATGCATTATGCCGACAAGATTGAGTCCGTCCATTTTTCGGACCAGTTTTCTGGTCCAAAACTTATGCAAGA GGAAGGTCAGCCTTTGAAACTGCCTGAAACCAAGAAGACACTATTGTTTACTTTTAATG TACCTGGATCAGGCAATACGTCCCCAAAAGACATGGAGGCTCTGCTACCTCTGATGAACATGGTAATTTATTCCATTGACAAAGCAAAAAAGTTCCGTCTGAACAGAGAG GGTAAACAAAAAGCAGATAAGAATAGGGCACGTGTTGAAGAGAATTTTCTGAAACTTACCCATGTGCAAAGGCAAGAGGCTGCTCAGACCCGTCGAGAGGAAAAGAAGCGGGCCGAGAAAGAAAGGATCATGAATGAGGAGGATCCAGAGAAGCAGCGCCGACTGGAG cctgctgcgaagagctccggccccagacgagtggcaccctcctccagaccagcctgtgccaatttacatcgacaaagacacccactatga
- the CCDC47 gene encoding PAT complex subunit CCDC47 isoform X2 gives MRTEGFLVVVLLIPWGISLAKFDEFDNGDDIVEYDDNDFAEFEDVIEDTVTESPQRIVTTEDDEEEATIELEDQDESLDFEDADAQEGDTESEPYDDEEFEGYEEKPDTSPGKNEDLIKIITVPAHLQNSWESYYMEILMVTGLLAYIMNYIIGKNKNNRLAQSWFSSHRELLESNFSLVGDDGTNKDATSTGKLNQENEHIYNLWCSGRVCCEGMLIQLKFLKRQDLLNVLARMMRPTCDQVQIKVTMNDEDMDTYVFAVGTRKALVRLQKEMQDLSEFCSDKPKTGVKYGLPESLAILSEMGEVTEGIMDTKMIHFLMHYADKIESVHFSDQFSGPKLMQEEGQPLKLPETKKTLLFTFNVPGSGNTSPKDMEALLPLMNMVIYSIDKAKKFRLNREGKQKADKNRARVEENFLKLTHVQRQEAAQTRREEKKRAEKERIMNEEDPEKQRRLEEAALRREQKKLEKKQMKMKQIKVKAM, from the exons ATGAGAACTGAAGGCTTCCTAGTGGTTGTTCTCTTAATCCCCTGGGGTATTTCTCTGGCAAAGTTTGATGAATTTGACAATGGTGACGACATTGTGGAATATGACGATAACGACTTTGCTGAATTTGAAGATGTGATTGAAGATACTGTGACAGAATCTCCCCAGAGGATTGTCACAACAgaggatgatgaggaggaggcCACCATTGAGCTTGAAGATCAAGATGAAAGTCTTGACTTTGAAGATGCAGATGCACAG GAAGGTGATACAGAGAGTGAGCCATACGACGATGAAGAATTTGAAGGTTATGAAGAGAAACCTGATACATCTCCTGGCAAAAATGAAGATCTTATAAAAATTATTACT GTTCCTGCCCACCTCCAAAACAGCTGGGAAAGTTATTACATGGAAATTTTGATGGTGACGGGTCTTCTTGCCTACATCATGAACTACATCATTGGGAAGAATAAGAACAATCGTCTGGCTCAATCCTGGTTCAGTAGTCACCGGGAGCTGCTGGAGAGTAATTTTTCACTTGTTG GAGATGATGGCACGAATAAAGATGCCACAAGCACAGGCAAGCTCAACCAAGAAAACGAGCATATCTATAACCTCTGGTGCTCCGGCAGAGTGTGCTGTGAAGGCATGCTTATCCAGCTTAAG tttctcaagagacaagacCTGCTGAATGTGCTTGCTCGCATGATGAGACCAACCTGTGACCAAGTG CAAATAAAAGTGACAATGAATGACGAAGACATGGACACATATGTTTTTGCTGTGGGGACAAGAAAAGCCTTGGTTCGGCTTCAAAAGGAGATGCAGGATCTG AGTGAATTCTGCAGTGATAAACCGAAGACTGGGGTGAAGTATGGACTCCCAGAGTCATTAGCTATCCTGTCAGAGATGGGTGAGGTCACAGAGGGAATAATGGATACTAAG ATGATCCATTTCCTCATGCATTATGCCGACAAGATTGAGTCCGTCCATTTTTCGGACCAGTTTTCTGGTCCAAAACTTATGCAAGA GGAAGGTCAGCCTTTGAAACTGCCTGAAACCAAGAAGACACTATTGTTTACTTTTAATG TACCTGGATCAGGCAATACGTCCCCAAAAGACATGGAGGCTCTGCTACCTCTGATGAACATGGTAATTTATTCCATTGACAAAGCAAAAAAGTTCCGTCTGAACAGAGAG GGTAAACAAAAAGCAGATAAGAATAGGGCACGTGTTGAAGAGAATTTTCTGAAACTTACCCATGTGCAAAGGCAAGAGGCTGCTCAGACCCGTCGAGAGGAAAAGAAGCGGGCCGAGAAAGAAAGGATCATGAATGAGGAGGATCCAGAGAAGCAGCGCCGACTGGAG